A portion of the Choristoneura fumiferana chromosome 20, NRCan_CFum_1, whole genome shotgun sequence genome contains these proteins:
- the LOC141439291 gene encoding PF03932 family protein CutC — protein MLEVCIDSLQSAINAIHGGADELELCSSLAEGGLTPSVGLVKHVMCLVKKIGTPQPIHEECLHCKCPELHKKPKLNVMIRCRAGSDFCYSDTEMSTMLADVAIFKAMGVDRLVFGALTDVQEIDEAKCTLAVLAAYPLPLTFHRAFDICKNPIFSIEKIIKLGFSRVLTSGQRSSVEDQLAFKCISDLMGLYKDRIEIMPGAGINIDNVGKYIELGCPIVHSSCKAVRNLPRIENNLCMGTGTTESISYTDEKNVIKLQYVIKNEKQKLLNL, from the exons ATGTTAGAGGTGTGCATAGACAGTCTACAATCTGCAATAAACGCAATTCATGGTGGTGCAGACGAATTAGAATTATGCAGTTCTCTAGCGGAGGGAGGACTCACTCCATCTGTTGGCCTTGTAAAACATGTTATGTGCCTG gtaaaaaaaattggcacTCCACAACCTATACACGAAGAATGTTTACATTGTAAATGCCCTGAATTACATAAG aAACCAAAGCTGAATGTAATGATAAGATGTCGAGCTGGTTCTGATTTTTGCTATTCAGACACAGAAATGAGCACAATGCTGGCAGATGTGGCCATTTTCAAAGCCATGGGTGTGGACCGACTTGTATTTGGAGCTCTCACTGATGTCCAAGAAATTGATGAGGCCAAATGTACTCTGGCAGTATTGGCAGCATATCCTTTGCCTCTAACTTTCCATAGAGCCTTTGATATTTGTAAAAATCCAATATTTTCCATAGAGAAGATAATAAAACTTGGTTTTAGTAGAGTCCTCACAAGTGGGCAAAGGTCTTCAGTTGAAGATCAACTAGCATTCAAATGTATATCAGATTTGATGGGGTTATATAAAGATAGGATTGAAATTATGCCAGGAGCTGGCATTAACATTGATAATGTTGGGAAATATATTGAGCTTGGATGCCCAATAGTGCATAGTTCTTGTAAAGCAGTGAGGAACTTACCTAGGATTGAAAACAATTTGTGCATGGGAACTGGAACTACTGAAAGCATTTCATATACAgatgaaaaaaatgttattaaacttCAATATgtgattaaaaatgaaaaacaaaaattgttaaatttatga